One window of uncultured Trichococcus sp. genomic DNA carries:
- a CDS encoding HAD family hydrolase, which produces MFKGVRTIILDYDGTIHDSTRNYIHAFKQAYAYLVEAGYAAPRDWADAEITKWLGYSSKAMWENFMPDLDEEVRSKASKMIGQILLEKAKTGQAVLYEGALETLQALKEKGYRLVFLSNCSRAYMEAHRKSFGLDRYFDGMYCTEDFGFIPKYEIFESIRAVFPGDYLVVGDRFQDIEVAEHHPVRTVGCRYGFGFPGELESADALIDDIRELNDLL; this is translated from the coding sequence ATGTTCAAAGGTGTACGCACCATCATCCTTGACTACGACGGCACCATCCATGACAGTACCCGAAATTATATCCACGCTTTCAAACAAGCCTATGCTTACCTCGTTGAAGCCGGCTATGCCGCACCAAGGGATTGGGCGGATGCAGAAATCACGAAGTGGCTGGGCTACAGCAGCAAAGCAATGTGGGAAAATTTCATGCCCGACCTGGATGAAGAGGTCCGATCGAAGGCCTCAAAAATGATCGGCCAGATTCTGCTGGAAAAAGCCAAAACCGGGCAGGCAGTCCTTTATGAGGGCGCCCTGGAAACACTGCAGGCATTGAAGGAGAAAGGCTACCGCTTGGTCTTTTTGAGCAACTGCAGCCGGGCCTACATGGAAGCTCACCGGAAAAGCTTCGGCTTGGACCGCTACTTCGACGGCATGTACTGCACGGAAGATTTCGGATTCATCCCAAAATATGAAATCTTCGAATCGATCCGAGCTGTTTTTCCTGGCGATTACCTGGTTGTGGGCGACCGGTTCCAGGACATCGAGGTCGCCGAACATCATCCCGTCCGCACAGTGGGCTGCCGTTATGGTTTCGGCTTCCCCGGGGAACTGGAATCGGCGGATGCACTGATAGACGATATCCGCGAATTGAATGACTTGCTTTAA
- a CDS encoding type 1 glutamine amidotransferase, protein MEIAILQHVDFEGPAEIESWCRQTGTEYRVHRLFLGEALPNAEETDFLVILGGPMSVLDDLPWLEEERRLIRALISQGKPVLGVCLGGQQIAKALGADIFQGEYREAGWLPIRMMGSATIGDLPEELVVFHWHGEQFGLPEGAERLFASDVCPNQGFVYKGNVIGLQFHFESTKESIENILQNDAAFLDGTAYTQTAAEIRNYPIPASNRELLYRLLDGLNASVPDWTA, encoded by the coding sequence ATGGAAATCGCAATTTTACAGCACGTGGATTTTGAAGGGCCGGCAGAAATCGAGAGTTGGTGCCGGCAGACCGGAACCGAATACAGGGTACACCGCCTATTTCTGGGGGAAGCTTTGCCGAACGCGGAGGAAACGGATTTCCTGGTGATATTGGGCGGTCCCATGAGCGTCTTGGATGACCTGCCTTGGCTGGAAGAGGAGCGCCGGCTTATCCGCGCACTCATCAGCCAGGGCAAGCCAGTCTTAGGTGTCTGTCTGGGTGGACAGCAAATCGCCAAAGCTTTGGGTGCCGATATTTTTCAGGGGGAATACCGGGAAGCGGGCTGGCTGCCGATCCGGATGATGGGCTCGGCAACAATCGGCGATCTGCCTGAGGAATTGGTCGTGTTCCATTGGCATGGGGAACAATTCGGCTTGCCGGAAGGAGCGGAGCGCCTGTTCGCAAGCGATGTCTGTCCGAACCAAGGCTTTGTCTATAAAGGTAATGTGATCGGTCTGCAGTTCCATTTCGAATCCACAAAGGAGAGCATCGAAAATATCCTCCAAAACGATGCGGCCTTCCTGGACGGCACCGCCTACACGCAGACGGCAGCAGAAATCCGGAATTATCCGATCCCCGCGAGCAACCGGGAGCTTCTTTATCGCTTGCTGGACGGGTTGAATGCTAGCGTTCCGGATTGGACAGCATAA